One genomic segment of Ehrlichia chaffeensis str. Arkansas includes these proteins:
- the prfB gene encoding peptide chain release factor 2 (programmed frameshift), protein MITKSYADEELVSLGKALQLIRGHLDIDNLTSLLADLSLQCSSTSLWDDNSLAQRILCERARISKTLNSFTELEEEYNYYTELLSVINNDTDELLNELEAGLAKLKEKVQKKEVECLFSNEADHNDCFIEIQSGAGGTESNDWSSMLFRMYVRWAEIYHNFKTEIVHKLDGEEVGVKSATIKVIGDNAYGWAKTESGIHRLVRISPFNSNAKRHTTFSSILVSPVINEDTNIEILDKDLRIDTYRASGAGGQHVNKTESAVRITHIPSGIVVQCQNNRSQHQNLAEAHNLLKSRLYQLKLQEKEKKMAEEHNKRCNIGWGNQIRSYVMHPYQMVKDIRTGHEVGNVNSVLDGNLDSFIISALTTKI, encoded by the exons ATGATCACGAAATCCTATGCTGATGAAGAGTTAGTAAGTTTAGGTAAGGCTTTACAGTTGATTCGGGGTCATCTT GACATTGACAATTTAACAAGTTTATTAGCTGACCTTAGTCTGCAGTGTTCTAGTACGTCCCTGTGGGATGACAATTCTTTAGCACAACGTATTCTATGTGAACGTGCTAGAATATCTAAAACTCTAAACTCATTTACAGAATTAGAGGAAGAGTATAATTATTATACTGAACTATTATCCGTTATAAATAATGATACAGATGAACTACTAAATGAGTTAGAAGCAGGTTTAGCAAAATTAAAAGAAAAGGTTCAAAAAAAAGAAGTTGAATGTCTATTTTCTAATGAAGCAGATCATAATGATTGCTTTATAGAGATTCAATCTGGAGCTGGAGGTACAGAAAGCAATGATTGGTCTAGTATGCTTTTCCGAATGTACGTAAGGTGGGCAGAAATATACCATAATTTTAAAACAGAAATTGTCCATAAGCTAGATGGAGAAGAAGTAGGAGTAAAATCTGCTACTATAAAAGTAATAGGAGATAATGCATACGGGTGGGCAAAAACTGAAAGTGGCATTCACAGACTAGTACGTATCTCTCCTTTCAATTCAAATGCTAAACGTCATACTACTTTCTCAAGTATATTAGTTTCCCCAGTAATTAATGAAGATACTAATATTGAAATCCTCGACAAAGATTTACGAATAGATACATACAGAGCATCTGGAGCAGGAGGTCAACACGTTAATAAAACAGAAAGTGCTGTACGTATTACACATATACCATCTGGAATTGTAGTACAATGCCAAAACAATAGATCTCAACATCAAAATTTAGCTGAAGCACATAATTTACTAAAAAGCAGACTGTATCAACTAAAATTACAAGAGAAAGAAAAAAAAATGGCAGAAGAACACAACAAAAGATGCAATATAGGATGGGGTAATCAAATTAGATCATATGTTATGCATCCATATCAAATGGTAAAGGATATACGCACAGGGCATGAAGTAGGTAATGTAAATTCTGTATTAGATGGGAACTTAGATTCATTTATCATATCAGCACTTACAACAAAAATATAA
- a CDS encoding DUF721 domain-containing protein — MLFRSGPKTIGSAVEKLILNKCDKNHISKIEVLLFFNWNNIVGEEISQVAKPKKLSFLNAMNTGVLYLVVNNGGVAINIQYAIPIIIEKISVFFGFKVVNIIKIRQQL; from the coding sequence ATGTTGTTTAGATCTGGCCCTAAGACTATAGGGTCTGCTGTTGAAAAGTTAATATTAAATAAATGTGATAAGAATCATATTAGTAAGATTGAAGTACTTCTGTTTTTTAATTGGAACAATATTGTTGGAGAAGAAATATCACAAGTTGCTAAGCCAAAGAAACTATCGTTCTTAAATGCTATGAACACAGGAGTTTTATATCTTGTTGTGAATAATGGAGGTGTGGCAATTAATATACAATATGCCATTCCAATTATTATAGAAAAGATTTCTGTTTTTTTTGGGTTTAAAGTAGTTAATATAATAAAAATTAGGCAACAGTTATAG
- a CDS encoding YebC/PmpR family DNA-binding transcriptional regulator, producing the protein MAGHSQFANIKHRKGAQDAKRAQKFTKLIREIIVAAKQGLPDPEFNSRLRSAIIAAKKENLPKDRIDAAIKSATGNTQTDNYEEVVYEGYGPGNIALMIQTLTNNRNRTAAELRHALSKYNGKLGESGSVSFLFNHVGVIAYKASSIDSFDSLFNTAIELHALDVEEIIQDDTQEKIYYVICNVQDFGNVRDQLFHKFSDAEFSRLFWKASDTVKIEDEEIQKKISNLMDLLENNDDVQYIDSNFTFY; encoded by the coding sequence ATGGCTGGTCATTCACAATTTGCAAATATAAAACATAGGAAAGGAGCTCAAGATGCAAAAAGAGCTCAAAAATTTACAAAATTAATCCGGGAAATTATTGTAGCTGCAAAACAAGGATTACCAGATCCAGAATTTAACTCTAGATTAAGGTCTGCAATCATTGCAGCTAAAAAAGAAAATCTTCCTAAAGACAGAATTGATGCTGCAATCAAAAGTGCAACTGGAAATACTCAAACTGATAATTACGAAGAAGTAGTATATGAAGGTTATGGTCCAGGAAATATAGCCCTTATGATTCAAACTTTAACTAATAATCGCAATAGAACAGCAGCTGAATTAAGACACGCTCTATCAAAATATAATGGTAAATTGGGAGAATCTGGAAGTGTAAGTTTTCTTTTTAATCATGTAGGAGTCATAGCATATAAAGCTTCATCTATAGACAGCTTTGACTCATTGTTTAACACCGCTATAGAATTACACGCTTTAGATGTTGAAGAAATTATACAAGATGATACTCAAGAAAAGATATACTATGTCATTTGTAATGTTCAAGATTTTGGTAATGTAAGAGATCAACTATTTCATAAATTCTCTGATGCTGAGTTTTCTAGACTATTTTGGAAAGCAAGTGATACTGTAAAAATAGAAGATGAAGAAATACAAAAGAAAATTTCAAATCTAATGGATCTATTAGAAAATAACGATGATGTACAATATATAGACAGCAACTTTACTTTCTATTAA